The Toxorhynchites rutilus septentrionalis strain SRP chromosome 3, ASM2978413v1, whole genome shotgun sequence genome includes a region encoding these proteins:
- the LOC129774215 gene encoding uncharacterized protein LOC129774215, giving the protein MPYFSTVTLRLKKSSQISIANNPLLAGIELGCNVFIVHQDSIINFMDRFIECHDEATYRNSDKTVIMLMDGMQSNEKNLLVELCEHSNLVEIMNLLILKPTANMESIDLLTHRFVGTVEESVELILLDVFDVENKTFRYEQVLFLDKISNMLGKSVRLATVNFPPLVILRKSESGNPLVRAGNQIYEMSGNDGLLVVEFCRRYNCTVELIIDDANMWGTIEKNKTGNGILGNLAKRRADVGIGGMNQWYKQLEFLSFSKPTQRDSVTCLVPRPRNASLSTVPLFGPSIDTIYDLAKSGFTLLQTHEAWPIIKKLVSKFQAQPPAVLRKLADKGNVALIIGRMNNGHLMIGDWVTRENVHNYQLMKDDLYYDYEVPMATKTWPLMEKFNMLIMRTTEALIGHYQELNAIYESSDYHVQTTAINSRLRESNATDALNLSGMFGVFAILGLGLFAATVIFIMEITTIQS; this is encoded by the exons ATGCCATATTTTTCAACTGTAACCTTGAGGCTAAAGAAAAGCTCACAGATCAGTATCGCAAATAATCCTCTACTCGCAGGAATAGAACTGGGTTGTAATGTGTTCATCGTACATCAAGATTCCATCATTAATTTTATGGATCGATTCATCGAGTGCCACGATGAAGCCACGTATAGAAATTCTGACAAAACTGTCATAATGCTCATGGACGGGATGCAATCTAATGAAAAGAATCTTCTCGTCGAACTATGTGAACATTCCAATCTTGTAGAAATCATGAATCTACTTATTTTGAAACCGACTGCAAATATGGAATCGATTGATCTTTTAACACATCGTTTCGTTGGAACTGTCGAAGAATCAGTCGAATTGATTCTGCTAGACGTTTTTGATGTCGAGAACAAAACATTTCGTTATGAACAAGTACTATTCCTTGATAAAATCTCCAATATGCTGGGAAAATCTGTTCGGTTAGCGACCGTTAATTTTCCTCCTCTAGTTATTTTGCGGAAAAGTGAGTCTGGTAATCCATTGGTGAGGGCCGGAAATcaaatttatgaaatgagtggaAACGACGGACTGTTGGTTGTGGAATTCTGCAGACGATACAACTGCACGGTGGAATTGATAATCG ACGATGCTAACATGTGGGGTACAATCGAGAAGAATaaaactggaaatggaattcTCGGAAATCTGGCAAAAAGACGGGCTGATGTTGGAATTGGTGGAATGAATCAATGGTACAAACAATTGGAATTTCTTAGTTTCTCTAAGCCAACTCAAAGGGACAGTGTTACTTGTTTGGTGCCGAGGCCTAG GAATGCTAGTCTAAGCACAGTTCCCCTTTTTGGACCATCCATCGATACCATATACGACCTAGCCAAAAGTGGTTTTACATTGTTGCAGACGCATGAAGCATGG CCCATTATAAAAAAACTAGTGTCTAAGTTCCAAGCTCAGCCACCTGCAGTACTCCGAAAGCTAGCTGACAAGGGTAACGTTGCATTAATAATTGGTCGGATGAATAACGGCCATCTTATGATCGGAGATTGGGTCACCCGAGAAAACGTCCACAACTATCAACTCATGAAAGATGATTTGTACTATGATTACGAGGTTCCCATGGCAACAAAAACATGGCCTCTGATGGAAAAATTCAACATGTTGATAATGAGAACAACGGAAGCCCTGATTGGTCACTACCAAGAATTGAACGCCATTTACGAATCTAGTGATTACCATGTTCAAACAACAGCCATCAATTCTCGTTTGCGGGAATCCAATGCAACAGACGCTCTTAATTTAAGTGGTATGTTCGGAGTATTTGCAATCCTAGGACTAGGACTTTTCGCTGCAACGGTTATATTTATTATGGAGATAACGACGATTCAGTCATAA
- the LOC129774216 gene encoding uncharacterized protein LOC129774216 has protein sequence MDSLLTISSDVKYINLYEKLLADILTVYLPGIVTVCRISGSSYGILSDLKILPAIPTVLLELRNNSQDANSLFAGIDLGCTVFIIHQESTISFLDQFIVQHDEATYRNPDKTIILLMDGAQSEKQNLFDELRNHPNLIEVMNLLILRPTARMDTIDLLTHRFVGTAEDSSNVVLLDTFDIANKTFRYGRQLFPDKFSNLQGKSIRLATFNILPFVTLRKTDSSESSDPLVKSGDQMYEMSGINGLMMIEFCRRYNCSVELIIDEVSMWGRIEANKTGNGILGNLAERRADIGFGGMSSWYDALKFLSFSVPGERGGVTCLTPKPVLQPSWRIMLIAFSTHVWLSTIVVFFIILFLNLLMTRLKRTKINKQHFAHSCLNLLAIFILQPASLHRRNVSEVLLSVSLLLFAFNLGNIYSSKNASLRTVPLLGPSIDTIDDLAQSGLPWLQAHEAWAFSLLHSENPAIMKLVSKFQVHSPLDLREFADQGNVAFATARLKYGHLMLGEWITAENVRKYQLMKEDLYFEHEVSMATKTWPLMEQFNKLTMRTIEASIRYYQEQDVIYKHSDFYVQTVAINSHLQEPNAPCALDLTALLGGFFMLGPGMLVAMIVFIVEITKVKSK, from the exons ATGGACTCCTTGTTGACAATCTCTTCTGATGTTAAGTATATAAATCTATATGAGAAACTGTTAGCAGATATAC TTACAGTTTATCTGCCTGGAATTGTTACAGTCTGTAGAATATCTGGCAGCTCATATGGGATTTTATCAGACCTGAAAATACTTCCAGCAATTCCAACAGTGCTTTTGGAGTTAAGGAACAATTCGCAAGATGCCAATTCGCTGTTCGCAGGTATAGACCTGGGCTGTACTGTGTTCATCATACATCAAGAATCCACGATCAGCTTCCTGGATCAATTCATCGTGCAGCACGATGAAGCCACTTATCGAAATCCTGATAAAACAATCATACTGCTCATGGATGGTGCACAATCTGAAAAACAGAATCTTTTTGACGAGTTACGCAATCATCCTAATCTGATTGAAGTCATGAATCTGCTTATTTTAAGACCGACTGCAAGAATGGACACGATCGACCTTTTAACTCATCGTTTTGTTGGGACTGCCGAAGATTCATCCAATGTGGTATTGCTAGACACGTTTGACATCGCAAACAAAACGTTCCGCTACGGAAGGCAACTGTTTCCTGATAAGTTTTCCAATCTTCAGGGAAAGTCTATCCGGCTAGCAACCTTCAATATTCTTCCGTTCGTTACTTTGCGGAAAACAGATTCTAGTGAGTCTAGTGATCCGCTGGTGAAGTCAGGGGATCAGATGTATGAAATGAGTGGAATCAATGGTTTGATGATGATTGAATTTTGTCGACGGTACAACTGTTCAGTGGAACTGATAATTG ACGAGGTAAGCATGTGGGGCCGGATCGAGGCGAACAAAACCGGCAACGGAATTCTTGGGAATCTAGCAGAAAGAAGGGCTGATATAGGATTTGGCGGAATGAGTAGCTGGTATGATGCTTTAAAGTTCCTGTCTTTCTCAGTGCCAGGTGAAAGAGGTGGTGTCACTTGTCTCACACCGAAACCTGT ACTTCAACCATCATGGAGAATAATGCTCATAGCATTCTCAACACATGTATGGCTCTCGACCattgtagtttttttcattattctgTTTTTGAATCTTTTGATGACTCGATTGAAACGAACAAAGATAAACAAGCAGCATTTCGCTCACAGCTGTTTAAATTTATTGGCGATTTTTATACTACAGCCAGCTAGTCTTCATAGACGGAATGTTTCAGAAGTTCTTCTATCTGTGTCGCTGTTGTTATTTGCCTTCAATTTAGGAAACATTTACTCAAGTAAAAATGCCAGTTTACGAACGGTTCCCCTTCTCGGACCATCCATCGACACCATAGATGACCTTGCTCAAAGTGGCCTGCCATGGTTACAGGCGCACGAGGCGTGGGCATTCTCATTACTTCATTCTGAAAAT CCAGCCATTATGAAACTAGTGTCCAAGTTCCAAGTACATTCACCTCTAGATCTGCGAGAGTTTGCTGATCAGGGAAACGTTGCATTTGCAACCGCACGTTTGAAATATGGCCACCTGATGCTTGGTGAATGGATAACTGCAGAAAACGTTCGGAAATACCAACTCATGAAGGAAGATCTGTATTTTGAACACGAAGTATCCATGGCCACAAAAACGTGGCCTTTGATGGAACAATTCAATAAACTAACGATGCGAACAATAGAAGCCTCGATTCGTTACTACCAGGAACAAGACGTCATTTACAAACACAGCGATTTCTATGTTCAGACGGTGGCCATCAATTCCCACTTGCAGGAACCCAATGCACCGTGCGCTTTGGATTTGACTGCCCTTCTGGGTGGATTTTTCATGCTGGGCCCGGGGATGCTCGTGGCGATGATTGTTTTTATCGTGGAAATAACGAAGGTAAAATCAAAATGA
- the LOC129779107 gene encoding general odorant-binding protein 19d-like, with protein MKNSYYFFLVVCLVLTCSKGDSTEEENEEHSKDMLRSLASECKNTEGATDEDVEAMVEHKMPKTQVQKCFHSCLQQQFGISDGEKFLKKGFIELSEMLLKKDEEKMTVAEEIAIECDGIANPDRCQLAVDIMSCVEHGMEKRGIQKHR; from the exons ATGAAGAACTCATACTATTTTTTCTTGGTTGTATGTCTGGTTTTGAcgtgttcgaag GGTGACTCAACAGAGGAGGAAAACGAAGAACACTCTAAAGATATGCTCCGCAGTTTGGCCTCCGAGTGCAAGAACACCGAGGGAGCGACCGACGAAGATGTGGAAGCTATGGTAGAGCACAAGATGCCGAAAACACAAGTGCAAAAGTGCTTCCATTCGTGTCTTCAGCAACAGTTTGGAATCTCCGACGGGgagaaatttttgaagaaaggtTTCATTGAACTTAGCGAAATGCTGCTCAAAAAGGACGAAGAAAAAATGACTGTGGCAGAAGAGATTGCCATCGAGTGCGATGGTATTGCCAATCCGGATCGCTGTCAACTTGCGGTAGATATTATGAGCTGTGTAGAACATGGAATGGAGAAAAGAGGAATTCAAAAGCATCGTTGA
- the LOC129779106 gene encoding atypical kinase COQ8B, mitochondrial, with the protein MSRAQDALALLRALKIVAEAAGKTQSDYARHLWANSSIRELLEQQLRQGEDAVKRIMQDPNKELKDAGSALKETIERTTVVVEGLKQLALISLPKGMPARGPIDFGSRTFGGAEAESKDTKRGEAEIGNLDISQITLKELEAILSQHNKNRQVRLTLDSDKQKVAETPPPTIIEGTSSVPPARQDKTELKPTPLVTNDEKQIEKVMKIVSSYEQPLDHQTASSAIPIELPSLSSVARQRKVPSSRVARLASFGGLFAGLGLGTMNELAKGALGLGGTLDPKEALFSPSNAERIVDTLCKVRGAALKLGQILSIQDSNIVSPQLVKAFDRVRQAADYMPDWQVEKQLISELGDDWRSKLADFDRKPFAAASIGQVHRGVLHDGMEVAIKIQYPGVAQSIESDIDNLVSMLKVWDVFPAGVFIDNVVAVAKRELAWEVDYIREAEYTEQFGKMIHHMPEFRVPKVIKELSSKNVLTTELVPGVPMDKCFHMSQEHRDHIARSVMKLCLNELFTFRCMQTDPNWSNFLYDSHSKQIMLIDFGATRFYPKPFMDSYLRVIQAATKNDRQRILELSRNMGFLTGYETQAMEKAHVDAVLILGEIFSVDGDFEFGRQSTTKKIAALVPVMIAHRLCPPPEEIYSLHRKLSGVFLLCSRLNAKIDCKPLFQEVERNYSFA; encoded by the exons GCTGCGCCAGGGCGAGGATGCAGTTAAAAGGATTATGCAAGATCCAAACAAAGAACTGAAAGATGCCGGAAGTGCGCTGAAGGAAACCATCGAGCGCACGACGGTTGTCGTGGAAGGTTTAAAACAGCTGGCGCTAATTTCGCTACCCAAAGGAATGCCTGCCAGAGGGCCGATTGATTTTGGATCGAGGACATTTGGTGGCGCTGAAGCAGAATCTAAAGATACAAAGAGAGGGGAGGCTGAGATTG GTAATTTGGACATTTCCCAAATCACCCTGAAGGAGCTGGAAGCCATATTATCGCAGCACAATAAGAATCGACAAGTTAGACTAACTTTAGATAGCGATAAACAAAAAGTAGCGGAAACTCCTCCACCCACTATCATCGAGGGCACTTCATCTGTTCCACCTGCAAGGCAAGATAAGACCGAACTCAAGCCTACTCCACTTGTCACCAACGATGAAAAGCAAATCGAAAAGGTAATGAAAATCGTATCATCATACGAGCAGCCGTTAGATCACCAAACAGCTTCCTCTGCGATTCCCATCGAGTTACCCTCGCTTAGTTCCGTTGCAAGGCAGCGAAAGGTTCCGTCCTCCAGGGTAGCCCGTCTTGCCTCTTTCGGAGGACTCTTCGCGGGCCTTGGCCTTGGAACTATGAATGAACTAGCGAAGGGCGCTCTTGGATTGGGCGGCACTCTGGACCCAAAGGAAGCCTTGTTCAGTCCCAGTAACGCCGAAAGAATAGTGGACACTCTGTGTAAAGTGCGAGGTGCGGCACTCAAACTGGGGCAGATACTCAGCATTCAAGATTCAAACATCGTTTCACCACAGCTTGTGAAGGCATTTGACAGGGTTCGACAAGCAGCCGATTACATGCCGGATTGGCAAGTGGAAAAGCAGTTGATCAGCGAATTGGGCGATGATTGGCGTAGTAAGTTGGCAGATTTCGATCGGAAACCATTCGCTGCAGCGTCAATCGGACAGGTGCATCGCGGAGTGCTACACGACGGAATGGAGGTTGCTATAAAGATTCAATATCCTGGGGTGGCACAGAGTATAGAAAGTGACATCGATAATTTGGTATCGATGCTGAAAGTTTGGGATGTGTTCCCTGCGGGAGTTTTTATCGACAATGTGGTGGCCGTGGCGAAACGTGAATTGGCCTGGGAGGTAGATTACATCAGAGAGGCTGAGTATACGGAGCAATTCGGGAAGATGATTCACCATATGCCGGAATTTCGTGTACCTAAAGTTATAAAGGAGTTGTCATCGAAGAACGTTCTGACGACGGAATTGGTTCCCGGTGTACCGATGGACAAGTGTTTCCACATGAG CCAAGAACATCGGGATCATATAGCTCGATCAGTGATGAAGCTTTGCCTGAATGAGTTGTTCACTTTCCGCTGCATGCAGACGGATCCCAATTGGTCGAACTTCCTGTATGACAGTCATAGTAAACAGATTATGTTGATAGATTTCGGCGCTACGAGGTTCTATCCGAAACCTTTTATGGATAGTTATTTGCGG GTCATTCAGGCGGCCACCAAGAACGACAGACAACGTATTTTGGAACTTTCTCGTAACATGGGCTTTCTGACTGGTTACGAAACTCAAGCAATGGAAAAAGCACATGTTGATGCGGTACTTATTCTGGGCGAAATATTTAGTGTCGACGGCGATTTCGAATTCGGGAGACAGAGcacaacgaaaaaaatagccgCACTGGTTCCGGTTATGATCGCTCATCGCCTTTGTCCTCCACCGGAAGAAATCTATTCCCTTCATAGAAAGTTATCTGgagttttccttctgtgttCCAGATTGAACGCTAAAATTGATTGTAAACCACTCTTCCAAGAGGTTGAACGCAACTACAGTTTTGCCTAA